A genomic segment from uncultured Desulfuromonas sp. encodes:
- a CDS encoding TolC family protein, with protein sequence MKKWLIIYIVSALPFTCALYDVHAGDFDRLGIPISLIEDIRQRNPLILSAFHEWQAQQHQVIPAKSLDDPQLTIALSNYPVDSLRGDESAMTGNEIRLSQAIPYPGKRDQRGQSAQEQANAAEARYLDLIAQNEAQGRRDYYTLWFLDRSRQRIEDELVEITTLIRLGESRYRSGLESQAAVVEAQLTASRLREQLIQLQQEQREQLALLNQLRSQPAAYPLTIPTELPQTLLPDNDDWWRQVESSAKTHSPRARQYQALIRRAEHQQILAELDRYPDFTVGLSYRQRQATAMDDGTDFVGAEIRFNLPIFHNKQREQIASAQSQQSAAVGRWHQDQNRIQQQIYDLRTQLQSTYQRDALYRSAILPQAELSYRSRLAAYENDLESFSNVLRSLEIWWEHRQNKDAVRRDHQVAVATLVELTGDALLTSLAVSTEEKEIRP encoded by the coding sequence ATGAAAAAATGGCTGATCATCTACATCGTTTCTGCTCTGCCGTTCACCTGTGCGTTGTACGATGTACATGCAGGGGACTTTGACAGGCTTGGGATTCCTATCAGTCTTATTGAGGATATTCGCCAGCGTAATCCCCTTATTCTTAGTGCCTTTCACGAGTGGCAGGCGCAACAGCATCAGGTGATTCCGGCCAAGTCACTGGACGATCCGCAACTGACCATTGCGTTGAGTAATTATCCGGTCGATAGCCTGCGCGGCGATGAAAGCGCCATGACCGGCAATGAAATCCGTCTTTCCCAGGCAATTCCCTATCCGGGCAAGCGCGATCAACGGGGCCAGTCGGCTCAGGAGCAGGCCAACGCCGCCGAAGCCCGTTATCTGGACCTGATCGCACAAAACGAGGCGCAAGGTCGGCGGGACTATTATACGTTGTGGTTTCTTGATCGCTCACGACAGCGCATTGAAGATGAGTTGGTCGAAATCACCACGTTGATCCGACTTGGAGAAAGCCGTTACCGCTCCGGCCTCGAATCGCAGGCCGCCGTTGTCGAAGCGCAGCTGACCGCCTCTCGTCTGCGCGAGCAGCTGATCCAGCTGCAGCAAGAGCAGCGTGAACAATTGGCGTTGTTGAATCAGCTTCGCAGCCAACCTGCCGCTTATCCTCTCACCATTCCGACCGAACTGCCGCAAACCCTGTTGCCGGATAATGATGACTGGTGGCGCCAGGTGGAGAGCAGCGCTAAGACACATAGCCCGCGTGCCCGCCAGTATCAGGCGCTGATTCGTCGTGCCGAACACCAACAGATATTGGCCGAACTGGACCGTTATCCGGACTTCACCGTCGGCCTCAGTTACCGTCAGCGCCAGGCCACAGCCATGGATGACGGTACTGATTTTGTCGGTGCGGAAATCCGCTTCAATTTGCCTATCTTTCATAATAAACAGCGCGAACAGATTGCTTCTGCGCAGTCCCAACAGTCCGCAGCGGTAGGTCGCTGGCATCAGGATCAGAACCGTATTCAACAGCAGATTTACGACCTGAGAACACAATTGCAAAGTACCTACCAGCGTGACGCACTTTATCGGTCCGCCATTTTGCCTCAGGCCGAGCTGTCTTACCGGTCACGATTGGCCGCCTATGAAAATGATCTGGAAAGTTTTTCCAACGTGTTGCGCAGTCTTGAGATCTGGTGGGAACACCGGCAGAACAAGGATGCGGTGCGCCGGGATCATCAGGTGGCTGTAGCAACGCTGGTGGAATTGACCGGTGATGCGTTGTTGACCTCTTTAGCGGTCAGTACAGAGGAAAAGGAGATTAGACCATGA
- the rpoH gene encoding RNA polymerase sigma factor RpoH, producing the protein MSNLPLVIDSFDHYMAQINQFDPLDRETEYQLAQRYRQHNDLDAAHKLVCANLRFVVKIAYEYQAYGLKMIDLVQEGNIGLMKAIKKFDPDRNIRLISYAVWWIRAYIHNYIINTWSLVKIGTTQARKKLFFKLKQTRDALQKLGVDADADQIAKELNVSAEEVSEMSVRLGGRDSSLDAQISEDSTTSHLENLMDDGTNQEQRLIEHEDEIITRTRVKHALALLNEREQHIIRHRILEENKETLQDLAEQYGISKERVRQLEKRALEKLRNALGEQGDVAA; encoded by the coding sequence ATGTCTAATCTCCCCTTAGTCATTGACAGCTTTGATCACTACATGGCCCAGATCAACCAGTTTGACCCCCTTGACCGTGAAACCGAGTATCAGCTGGCTCAGCGCTATCGCCAACACAATGATCTTGATGCCGCACACAAACTGGTATGTGCAAATCTACGTTTCGTCGTCAAGATCGCCTATGAATATCAAGCCTATGGCCTGAAAATGATCGACCTCGTGCAAGAAGGCAACATTGGCCTGATGAAGGCAATCAAAAAGTTTGATCCTGATCGTAACATTCGTCTGATCAGTTATGCCGTCTGGTGGATACGTGCTTATATTCACAATTACATCATCAATACCTGGTCTCTGGTCAAAATAGGTACAACTCAGGCACGAAAGAAATTATTTTTCAAACTCAAGCAGACGCGCGATGCGTTGCAGAAACTCGGTGTTGATGCTGATGCCGATCAAATTGCCAAGGAGCTGAATGTTTCTGCTGAAGAGGTCTCTGAGATGAGTGTGCGCCTCGGTGGCCGAGACAGTTCTCTGGATGCCCAGATCTCGGAGGACAGTACCACCAGCCACCTCGAAAACCTGATGGACGACGGAACAAACCAGGAACAGCGCCTTATTGAACATGAAGATGAAATCATCACCCGTACGCGTGTGAAGCATGCGTTGGCTCTGCTCAACGAGCGCGAGCAACACATCATTCGCCATCGTATTCTTGAAGAAAACAAGGAAACCCTTCAAGACCTGGCTGAACAGTATGGAATCAGTAAGGAGAGAGTTCGCCAACTTGAAAAACGCGCTTTAGAAAAACTTAGAAATGCATTGGGTGAACAAGGCGACGTCGCAGCGTAA
- a CDS encoding outer membrane protein assembly factor BamD — MQRTFILLLTLLIISGCSSNKAVTPATTADSEAMRELQQGEIAMEKGRYVNAIEHWQKVRDSFTSPELTALAEMKIGDAYYEQEDYVSAIASYEDFLKKHPGHTQSASVMYRLGKCHFEEILSIDRDQTATRNALATFEQLLKNYPESVNAEELNGYIKECHNRLASNEAYIGRFYLKTKRYDAAITRFNNIRSVYPDYPQLPSVLFNLAQAQQLGGQTEQASATLSLLQQQPLNEDLREEIADFKEDHNI, encoded by the coding sequence ATGCAACGGACCTTCATACTGTTATTGACCCTGCTGATTATTTCAGGCTGCTCATCAAACAAAGCGGTGACTCCGGCAACAACAGCTGACAGCGAAGCCATGCGAGAACTCCAGCAAGGTGAAATCGCCATGGAAAAAGGGCGCTACGTTAATGCCATTGAGCACTGGCAAAAGGTTCGTGACAGTTTTACATCCCCTGAACTAACCGCTCTTGCGGAAATGAAAATTGGTGATGCGTATTATGAGCAGGAAGACTATGTATCTGCAATTGCCTCATACGAGGATTTTCTCAAGAAGCATCCAGGACATACACAAAGTGCTTCCGTCATGTACCGCTTGGGCAAATGTCATTTTGAAGAGATTCTCAGTATCGACCGCGATCAAACAGCAACGCGTAACGCTTTGGCAACCTTTGAACAATTATTGAAAAACTATCCAGAGAGTGTGAATGCTGAAGAACTCAACGGTTATATCAAGGAATGTCACAACCGTCTCGCTTCAAATGAAGCCTATATCGGGCGCTTCTATCTCAAAACAAAACGTTACGATGCGGCAATCACCCGTTTTAACAACATTCGCTCAGTCTATCCGGACTATCCACAACTGCCTTCAGTTCTGTTTAACCTCGCCCAGGCGCAACAACTCGGGGGACAAACCGAGCAAGCATCAGCGACGTTAAGCCTGTTGCAACAACAGCCTCTCAATGAAGACCTCAGAGAAGAAATTGCTGACTTCAAGGAAGACCACAATATTTGA
- a CDS encoding acetyl-CoA hydrolase/transferase C-terminal domain-containing protein encodes MSEFGTLDSRVHRKALLDKVVSAEECIKFFKSGMDLGWSGFTPAGYPKAVPIALADHVEKNNLQGQLKFNLFIGASVGAETENRWAELDMIDRRWPYQTGKSIAKGINEGRIRMGDKHLSLFAQDLGYGFYTPKIDIAIIEVSEILADGSLVPTSSCGVIGEILMIADKIIIEVNTGQPSFRGMHDCIIPLKPPKRQPFLISKASDRIGTESFPCDPDRIIAVVESKYRDKGRAFADADDTSEAIAGHIMQFFADEVKAGRLPENLLPLQSGVGSIANAVVGGLAKGPFKNLTVYTEVLQDTMLDLFDSGKLDAASSCSLSLSETPGFPRFFDNWDKYADKITLRPLSIANAPEPIRRLGCIAMNTPVEFDMYAHANSTLVGGTRMINGLGGSGDFLRNGYLKIMHSPSVRPSKTDPTGITCVVPKAPHVDHTEHDLDVLVTEQGLADLRGLAPKERAQTIIDKCVHPDYKPIIQEYFDMAKKECLAKGIGHEPQLFDRCFKMQQNLSVNGTMKIKNWDIKVDLCE; translated from the coding sequence ATGTCTGAATTCGGAACTCTCGACAGCCGCGTGCACCGCAAGGCGCTGCTCGACAAAGTAGTTTCCGCTGAAGAATGCATCAAGTTCTTCAAAAGCGGTATGGACCTCGGTTGGTCCGGTTTTACCCCGGCCGGTTACCCCAAAGCGGTACCCATCGCGCTGGCTGACCACGTTGAAAAAAACAACCTTCAAGGTCAGTTGAAGTTCAACCTGTTTATCGGTGCTTCAGTTGGTGCTGAAACTGAAAACCGTTGGGCTGAACTGGATATGATCGACCGCCGTTGGCCTTATCAGACCGGCAAGAGCATTGCAAAAGGGATCAACGAGGGTCGCATCCGCATGGGCGACAAACACCTTTCTCTGTTTGCTCAAGATCTGGGTTACGGCTTCTATACGCCCAAAATCGATATTGCAATCATCGAAGTTTCTGAAATTCTCGCTGACGGCTCACTGGTTCCCACTTCTTCTTGTGGTGTTATCGGTGAGATTCTGATGATCGCAGACAAAATCATCATTGAGGTCAACACTGGACAACCTTCTTTCCGCGGCATGCACGACTGCATTATCCCCCTCAAGCCACCCAAGCGTCAGCCGTTCCTGATCAGCAAAGCCAGCGACCGTATCGGCACCGAGTCCTTCCCTTGTGACCCGGATCGTATTATCGCTGTCGTCGAATCAAAATACCGCGACAAAGGCCGTGCCTTTGCTGATGCTGACGATACCTCTGAAGCAATCGCCGGCCATATCATGCAATTTTTCGCTGACGAAGTTAAAGCGGGTCGTTTGCCTGAGAATCTGCTGCCTCTGCAATCCGGTGTAGGCTCCATCGCTAACGCCGTTGTCGGTGGTCTGGCTAAAGGTCCTTTCAAGAACTTGACGGTTTACACCGAGGTTCTTCAGGACACCATGTTGGACCTGTTTGACTCCGGTAAATTGGATGCGGCATCTTCCTGCTCCCTGTCCCTGTCGGAAACTCCGGGTTTCCCCCGCTTCTTTGACAACTGGGACAAGTACGCGGACAAGATTACCCTGCGTCCGCTGTCCATCGCTAACGCTCCTGAGCCGATTCGTCGTCTCGGTTGTATCGCTATGAACACTCCGGTTGAGTTCGACATGTACGCACACGCCAACTCCACTCTGGTTGGCGGTACCCGCATGATCAACGGCCTTGGCGGTTCTGGTGACTTCCTGCGTAATGGCTACCTGAAAATCATGCACTCCCCTTCAGTACGCCCGAGCAAAACTGATCCGACCGGCATCACCTGCGTCGTACCTAAAGCTCCGCACGTTGACCACACCGAGCACGACCTCGACGTTCTGGTTACTGAGCAGGGTCTGGCAGACTTACGTGGTCTGGCACCGAAAGAGCGTGCCCAGACCATCATCGATAAGTGCGTCCATCCGGACTACAAGCCGATCATTCAGGAGTACTTCGACATGGCGAAGAAAGAGTGCCTCGCCAAAGGGATCGGTCACGAGCCTCAGCTGTTCGACCGTTGCTTCAAAATGCAGCAGAACCTTTCTGTCAACGGCACCATGAAAATCAAAAACTGGGATATCAAAGTCGACTTGTGCGAATAA
- a CDS encoding acetyl-CoA hydrolase/transferase C-terminal domain-containing protein codes for MSEFGSLESRVRRKALLDKVMSAEDCIKFFKSGMDLGWSGFTPAGYPKAVPIALADHVEKNNLQGQMKFNLFIGASVGAETEDRWATLDMIDRRWPYQTGKNIAKGINEGRIRMGDKHLSLFAQDLGYGFYTPKIDIAIIEVSAVTEECGLVPTSSCGVIGEILMIADKIILEVNTGQPSFEGMHDCLIPQTPPNRQPFLISSSNDRIGTSAFPCDPDKIIAVVESKHRDKGRAFADMDATSEAIAGHIMQFFGDEVKAGRLPENLLPLQSGVGSIANAVVGGLAKGPFKNLTVFTEVLQDTMLDLFDSGKLDAASACSLSLSETPGFPRFFDNWDKYADKIVLRPLSISNAPEPIRRLGCIAMNTPVEFDMYAHANSTLVGGTRMINGLGGSGDFLRNGYLKIMHSPSVRPTKTDPMGITCVVPKAPHIDHTEHDLDVLVTEQGLADLRGLAPKDRAQTIIDKCVHPEYKPILQEYFDMAKKECIAKGIGHEPQLFDRCFKMQQNLAVNGTMKIKNWDINIDLCE; via the coding sequence ATGTCTGAATTCGGAAGCCTCGAAAGTCGTGTACGTCGCAAAGCCCTTCTCGACAAAGTAATGTCCGCTGAAGACTGCATTAAGTTCTTCAAGAGCGGTATGGACCTTGGCTGGTCCGGTTTTACCCCAGCTGGCTACCCTAAAGCGGTACCCATCGCGCTGGCTGACCACGTTGAAAAGAACAACCTGCAAGGTCAAATGAAATTCAACCTGTTCATCGGTGCCTCTGTTGGCGCAGAAACTGAGGACCGTTGGGCAACTCTGGACATGATCGACCGCCGCTGGCCTTACCAAACCGGTAAAAACATCGCCAAAGGGATCAACGAAGGTCGCATCCGCATGGGTGACAAGCACTTGTCCCTGTTTGCTCAGGACCTGGGTTATGGTTTCTACACTCCGAAGATCGACATCGCCATCATTGAAGTTTCGGCAGTTACTGAAGAGTGTGGTCTGGTTCCGACATCTTCCTGCGGCGTCATCGGTGAGATTTTGATGATTGCTGATAAAATCATCCTGGAAGTAAACACCGGACAACCCTCCTTCGAAGGGATGCATGACTGCCTGATCCCTCAGACACCTCCGAATCGTCAACCGTTCCTGATCAGCAGCTCCAATGACCGGATCGGCACCTCAGCATTCCCTTGCGACCCGGATAAAATCATTGCTGTTGTTGAGTCTAAACACCGTGACAAAGGTCGTGCCTTCGCGGACATGGACGCAACTTCTGAAGCGATTGCCGGACACATCATGCAATTCTTCGGTGATGAGGTAAAAGCGGGCCGTCTGCCTGAGAACCTGCTGCCCCTGCAATCCGGTGTCGGCTCCATCGCTAACGCCGTTGTTGGTGGTCTGGCCAAAGGTCCTTTCAAGAACCTGACTGTTTTCACTGAGGTTCTTCAGGACACCATGTTGGACCTGTTTGACTCCGGCAAACTGGATGCAGCTTCGGCGTGTTCACTGTCTCTGTCTGAAACTCCGGGCTTCCCCCGTTTCTTTGACAACTGGGACAAATATGCGGACAAAATTGTTCTGCGCCCACTGTCCATCTCCAACGCTCCTGAGCCGATCCGTCGTCTCGGTTGTATCGCCATGAACACCCCGGTTGAGTTTGACATGTACGCTCACGCCAACTCCACTCTGGTTGGCGGTACCCGTATGATTAACGGCCTGGGTGGTTCCGGTGACTTCCTGCGTAACGGCTACCTGAAGATCATGCACTCTCCTTCAGTACGCCCGACCAAGACAGATCCGATGGGCATCACCTGCGTTGTTCCCAAGGCTCCGCACATCGACCACACCGAGCACGACCTCGATGTTCTGGTTACCGAGCAGGGTCTGGCAGACTTGCGTGGTCTGGCTCCGAAAGATCGTGCCCAAACCATCATCGACAAGTGTGTGCATCCGGAGTACAAGCCGATTCTTCAGGAGTACTTCGACATGGCGAAGAAAGAATGCATCGCCAAAGGGATCGGTCACGAGCCTCAACTGTTCGACCGTTGTTTCAAAATGCAGCAGAACCTTGCTGTCAATGGCACCATGAAAATCAAGAACTGGGATATCAATATCGATCTGTGTGAATAG
- a CDS encoding tyrosine recombinase XerC, protein MTDWFEEFSRYLSVERNLSLHTQVSYLRDVRAFCDFVCGEDHADLKKTLPEVEKFALRRWMAQLLKTNKKVTVARKIASVRSFYSFLQREGYVEHNPALQVRLPRIERYLPTTLDVDYMYRLLDAQGDNSLQWLRDRAAFELLYSCGLRVGELVALDLKHVDVDQALVHVLGKGGKQRIVPVGRKALHALSAYLDRRGLLERNDPLFVNRRGTRLSARTVQRDLKKTLLALVLPTTATPHSLRHSFATHLLDGGADLRAIQEMLGHQSLSTTQKYTQVSTDRMMKEYDLAHPRSRKKPLSEREDG, encoded by the coding sequence ATGACTGACTGGTTTGAAGAATTTTCCCGTTATCTCAGCGTCGAACGCAATTTGTCATTACATACACAAGTCAGCTATCTGCGTGATGTCCGTGCGTTTTGTGATTTTGTGTGCGGTGAAGACCATGCCGACCTGAAAAAAACACTTCCCGAAGTAGAAAAATTTGCTTTACGCCGATGGATGGCGCAACTGCTTAAAACTAATAAAAAGGTGACAGTCGCGCGTAAAATCGCATCGGTGCGTTCTTTCTATTCATTTTTACAACGAGAAGGGTATGTTGAACACAATCCGGCGCTGCAGGTCCGTTTGCCGCGAATTGAACGCTACCTGCCGACCACCCTGGATGTCGATTATATGTATCGACTTCTCGATGCGCAGGGGGATAACAGCCTGCAGTGGCTTCGGGATCGTGCGGCGTTTGAGCTTCTCTACTCATGTGGCCTACGTGTCGGTGAGTTGGTGGCCTTGGATCTAAAACATGTGGATGTTGATCAGGCTCTGGTTCATGTGTTGGGTAAGGGAGGAAAGCAGCGGATTGTTCCGGTCGGGCGTAAAGCACTGCATGCTCTGAGTGCATATCTCGATCGACGTGGCCTCCTTGAACGTAACGATCCATTGTTTGTGAACCGTCGCGGGACACGTTTGTCGGCACGAACTGTTCAGAGAGATTTGAAAAAAACACTTCTCGCTTTGGTGTTGCCGACAACGGCAACACCCCACTCTTTGCGGCATAGTTTTGCCACCCACCTGCTTGATGGCGGAGCTGATTTGCGGGCAATTCAGGAGATGTTGGGACATCAATCTCTGTCAACAACACAGAAATATACCCAGGTCAGCACGGATCGAATGATGAAAGAGTATGACTTGGCTCATCCGCGCAGTCGTAAAAAACCTTTGTCTGAGCGTGAGGATGGATGA
- a CDS encoding secondary thiamine-phosphate synthase enzyme YjbQ encodes MIKISSQYRDQMINITDLVSHHIQQEGYSDGILVLFVRHTTAALTINENADPDVVTDLLTALDNKIPWEDHYRHAEGNSAAHLKSSMMGASETLIVRKGRLQLGTWQGIYFCEFDGPRQRQIDIQWIPSHN; translated from the coding sequence ATGATAAAAATCAGCAGCCAGTATCGCGACCAGATGATAAACATTACTGACCTTGTCTCTCATCACATCCAGCAAGAAGGATACAGTGATGGCATCTTAGTCCTGTTTGTGCGTCATACGACAGCAGCCCTGACAATCAATGAAAATGCCGATCCGGATGTCGTAACCGACCTTTTGACCGCCTTGGACAATAAAATCCCCTGGGAGGATCACTATCGCCATGCGGAAGGAAACAGCGCAGCCCATTTGAAGAGCAGCATGATGGGAGCAAGCGAAACCCTGATTGTTCGCAAAGGACGATTACAACTGGGAACCTGGCAGGGTATCTACTTCTGCGAATTTGACGGTCCACGACAACGTCAGATTGATATACAGTGGATCCCGTCGCATAACTGA
- a CDS encoding NifU family protein produces MREQIEAALDEVRPTLLADGGNVELVDVSDDGVVSVKLVGACGSCPMSTVTLKMGIERILLEKVPGVKEVVQVA; encoded by the coding sequence ATGAGAGAACAAATTGAAGCGGCTTTGGATGAAGTGCGTCCCACTTTGCTGGCTGATGGCGGCAATGTTGAACTTGTTGACGTGAGTGACGATGGCGTGGTCAGTGTCAAACTGGTTGGTGCCTGTGGTTCATGCCCTATGTCAACAGTGACATTAAAGATGGGGATTGAACGAATTTTGTTGGAAAAAGTACCTGGTGTTAAAGAGGTTGTGCAGGTTGCGTAA
- a CDS encoding SAM-dependent methyltransferase, which yields MTQQTSDFSCSTLEQIIADDISQHGGIPFRDYMQHCLYHPQHGYYMAARQRVGAKGDFFTSSSVHRLFGALIASQLHQMWQLLDSPLFTIVEQGAGDGFLALDILDTLAADYPQMYAVIDYVLIDVSTDNQCRQREHLHPHADRVRWQSFEKLEPFSGCFLSNELIDAFAVHIVEKHDKQLQEVYVVQGANGFEEELRPVDSEKFQQHFEFVGAGVVEGCRGEVCLAVKPWMETVSAKLERGFVLTIDYGYPAQELYAPFRRQGTLLCYYQHTANDNPYQRIGRQDITSHIDFTLLQRCGEQAGLKLLHFTEQYRFLIGLGFVEELIKLQAMETDPQKAMALRMTLKNLILPDGGMGETFKVLIQGKNVGCPELLCQRKISDIQMPSV from the coding sequence ATGACTCAGCAAACCAGTGATTTCTCCTGCTCGACGTTAGAGCAGATCATAGCCGATGATATTTCCCAACATGGTGGTATCCCCTTCAGGGATTACATGCAACATTGTCTTTACCATCCCCAACATGGATATTATATGGCCGCGCGCCAACGCGTAGGCGCCAAAGGAGACTTTTTTACGTCATCCTCGGTGCACAGACTTTTTGGTGCCCTCATTGCCAGTCAGTTGCATCAGATGTGGCAATTGCTTGATAGCCCATTGTTTACCATTGTTGAGCAGGGGGCTGGTGATGGTTTTCTTGCCTTAGATATTCTTGATACCCTGGCCGCTGATTATCCTCAGATGTATGCGGTGATTGACTACGTTCTTATCGATGTCAGTACCGATAATCAATGCCGCCAGCGAGAACATCTTCATCCCCATGCTGACCGGGTCCGTTGGCAGTCATTCGAGAAGCTGGAACCCTTTTCCGGTTGTTTTTTAAGTAACGAATTGATTGACGCCTTTGCTGTTCATATTGTTGAAAAACACGACAAACAGCTGCAGGAAGTTTATGTGGTTCAAGGCGCGAACGGTTTTGAAGAGGAGTTGCGTCCTGTCGACAGTGAAAAATTTCAACAGCATTTTGAGTTCGTCGGTGCCGGTGTCGTCGAAGGCTGTCGCGGGGAGGTTTGTTTGGCCGTTAAACCGTGGATGGAAACTGTCTCCGCTAAGCTTGAGCGCGGCTTTGTGTTGACCATTGATTATGGCTATCCAGCACAAGAACTCTACGCACCGTTCCGTCGACAGGGAACATTGCTGTGTTATTATCAACATACGGCCAATGACAATCCGTACCAGAGAATCGGACGGCAGGATATTACCAGCCATATTGATTTTACCCTGTTACAGCGTTGCGGTGAGCAGGCAGGGCTTAAGCTGTTGCATTTTACGGAACAGTATCGATTTCTGATCGGTCTGGGATTTGTTGAAGAACTTATCAAGCTACAAGCGATGGAAACCGATCCCCAAAAAGCCATGGCGTTGCGGATGACATTGAAAAATTTGATTCTACCCGATGGCGGTATGGGGGAAACGTTTAAGGTTTTGATTCAGGGGAAAAATGTTGGCTGCCCTGAACTGCTATGCCAACGGAAAATAAGTGATATTCAGATGCCATCTGTTTAA
- the glpX gene encoding class II fructose-bisphosphatase, whose amino-acid sequence MDRSLALELARVTEAAAVACGRWVGRGDKISADGAATTAMRQTLGMMDIDGTVVIGEGEMDEAPMLYIGEKVGNDSGPKVDIAVDPLEGTTLCAKGGPGAIATIALAPAGGFLHAPDMYMEKIIVGPEAKGCIDINDLPSNNLKRMAAAKRCNIEDLTVVLLDRPRHDQAIEDIRKVGARIKLISDGDVAPAVATGIPDSGIDMVLGIGGAPEGVLAAAAVKCFGGDMQARLIFTTDEERERAPKMGITDFDKVYTAYDLASGDVFFAATGVTGGDLLKGVRYFSGGAQTHTVVMRSKSRTVRFIDSWHYLEHKPGFDHE is encoded by the coding sequence ATGGATAGAAGTCTGGCCCTGGAACTTGCCCGTGTCACAGAAGCTGCTGCCGTTGCCTGTGGGCGATGGGTGGGACGTGGAGATAAGATCTCAGCAGATGGTGCGGCAACAACCGCCATGCGTCAGACTCTCGGCATGATGGATATCGACGGGACAGTCGTTATTGGTGAAGGAGAGATGGACGAAGCGCCCATGCTTTATATCGGTGAAAAGGTCGGCAATGACAGTGGCCCCAAAGTCGATATTGCCGTAGATCCCCTTGAAGGGACCACCTTATGTGCCAAAGGCGGACCAGGAGCGATTGCCACCATTGCCTTGGCTCCAGCCGGGGGTTTTTTGCATGCTCCAGACATGTACATGGAAAAAATCATCGTCGGCCCTGAAGCTAAAGGGTGCATCGACATCAATGACCTCCCGTCCAACAACCTGAAAAGAATGGCGGCGGCAAAGCGCTGCAACATTGAAGATCTGACCGTTGTTCTTCTTGATCGCCCACGGCATGACCAGGCCATTGAAGATATCCGCAAGGTGGGCGCCCGCATCAAATTAATCAGCGACGGAGATGTCGCACCCGCAGTGGCCACAGGCATTCCCGACAGTGGTATCGATATGGTCCTCGGAATCGGCGGAGCCCCGGAAGGTGTTTTAGCCGCAGCAGCGGTCAAATGCTTTGGCGGTGACATGCAGGCCAGACTCATTTTTACCACGGATGAGGAACGTGAGCGTGCGCCTAAAATGGGAATCACCGATTTCGACAAAGTTTATACAGCCTATGACTTGGCGTCCGGCGATGTCTTCTTTGCGGCGACAGGCGTCACCGGAGGTGACTTACTGAAAGGGGTACGTTATTTTTCAGGCGGGGCGCAAACCCATACCGTTGTCATGCGATCAAAAAGCCGCACTGTCCGCTTTATCGATTCCTGGCATTATCTCGAACACAAACCGGGTTTTGACCACGAGTAA
- a CDS encoding cytidylate kinase family protein, translating into MAIITISREMGSGGSIIARNLADKLGYDLIDGEAILKVAASYGLSADNVEMADEKPPAFVEKLDESLEIDMHRIEQIILEYALKGNVIIYGRGGQDLLAGINTVFRTRIIAPFDIRVERWAEREWLDPDLSRILVRKSDQQRAGFIKYYFDRDWNDPYDYDLVINTVKISEEMAVDLICKGIEEKNLEENNERCRQKLIDLIQCKKTEIAILQSDQVEGYHLQVQVDNGTTILEGHVHSEDERRAIHAIVKDLAPAQNLKDHLKVFAYHINPKEG; encoded by the coding sequence ATGGCAATCATAACAATCTCGCGTGAAATGGGTAGTGGTGGCTCAATCATCGCACGAAACCTTGCTGACAAGCTGGGCTACGATCTCATTGACGGTGAAGCAATCCTCAAAGTTGCGGCATCCTATGGCCTGTCAGCAGACAATGTCGAAATGGCGGATGAAAAACCGCCGGCATTTGTTGAAAAGCTCGATGAAAGCCTTGAGATTGACATGCATCGCATTGAGCAGATTATTCTTGAATATGCACTCAAAGGCAATGTCATCATCTACGGGCGTGGCGGTCAAGATCTGCTTGCCGGGATCAACACCGTCTTCCGCACCCGCATTATTGCACCGTTTGACATCCGAGTTGAACGATGGGCCGAGCGGGAATGGCTTGATCCTGATCTGTCACGTATCCTGGTCCGAAAAAGCGACCAACAACGCGCCGGATTCATCAAATACTATTTTGATCGGGACTGGAACGACCCCTATGACTATGATCTGGTGATCAATACCGTCAAAATTTCTGAAGAGATGGCGGTTGACCTGATCTGCAAAGGGATAGAAGAGAAAAATCTCGAAGAGAACAACGAGCGTTGTCGGCAAAAACTTATTGATTTGATTCAGTGCAAGAAAACAGAAATTGCCATTTTGCAATCAGATCAAGTCGAGGGCTACCATCTGCAGGTTCAGGTCGATAACGGCACCACGATTCTTGAAGGGCATGTGCACAGTGAAGACGAACGTCGCGCGATCCATGCCATTGTCAAAGACCTGGCCCCGGCTCAGAACCTCAAAGACCATCTTAAAGTGTTCGCCTACCACATCAACCCTAAGGAAGGCTAG